A stretch of the TM7 phylum sp. oral taxon 349 genome encodes the following:
- a CDS encoding class I SAM-dependent methyltransferase encodes MQDRLKRPEILPMGGRLLELNPEIVALYGEVEAGSERLPVSIAERTDPAYENPEKIKEVLDYLSVADGKVQLARMGEMGGIAHRFSYLASGEVLRRSWDSHVNASNPVEDARRQYLYGPDQVDAEAWWRQGGSAMALVTIVNAFDLAASDDPEHHGYPTMSSPIDERILSHHFGDDVPELSGLSLHSAVAATVQNFGVVRGLPPLSAAECVKRADEKMQRLGDFVHASNSAEFLDVIRYCADGIGIRERMKLVNDAITEFAADEEVGHSPIIVSLGCGTALPMLELIKQLHEHGKTPRVVLIDQDPIALAAAQQMAEQRGLSGSIELHCRKLFNKIGKPLDLKEILSGRVPAVIENSGLGEYVPDIPYRRLLCEAYGALGTGGLLVNCSTNENRPHKNFLADAMGWPARVRRRSLSDMADMLDASKIPLDRTEARVTASGVYTGYFTRKL; translated from the coding sequence ATGCAGGATCGACTGAAGCGACCGGAAATATTGCCGATGGGCGGCAGGTTGTTGGAATTAAACCCGGAGATTGTAGCTCTTTACGGAGAAGTTGAAGCAGGAAGCGAGCGATTGCCGGTGAGCATCGCTGAGCGCACCGATCCAGCGTATGAAAACCCAGAAAAAATCAAAGAAGTACTTGATTATTTAAGTGTCGCCGACGGTAAAGTGCAGCTTGCACGCATGGGCGAGATGGGCGGCATTGCGCATCGTTTTAGCTACCTGGCGTCGGGCGAGGTTTTGCGCCGATCGTGGGATAGCCATGTCAATGCAAGCAATCCAGTCGAAGACGCGCGCCGGCAATATTTATACGGACCGGATCAGGTTGACGCGGAGGCATGGTGGCGGCAAGGCGGCAGCGCGATGGCGCTTGTGACGATTGTCAATGCGTTTGATTTGGCAGCGAGCGATGACCCTGAGCACCACGGCTATCCAACTATGAGCAGTCCGATCGACGAGCGGATATTGAGTCATCATTTTGGTGATGACGTACCAGAGTTGTCAGGATTGTCACTCCATTCGGCGGTTGCGGCGACGGTGCAAAATTTCGGCGTGGTACGCGGGTTGCCGCCGCTGAGTGCCGCGGAATGCGTTAAGCGTGCCGACGAAAAGATGCAGCGCCTAGGCGACTTTGTGCATGCCTCAAATTCGGCGGAATTCTTGGACGTGATTCGCTATTGTGCAGATGGTATCGGTATTCGCGAGCGTATGAAGCTTGTGAATGATGCGATCACAGAATTTGCTGCGGACGAAGAAGTCGGGCACTCGCCGATTATCGTCAGTTTGGGGTGCGGCACGGCGCTGCCAATGCTGGAATTGATAAAGCAATTGCACGAGCACGGCAAGACGCCGCGGGTCGTTTTGATTGATCAAGACCCAATCGCGCTCGCTGCCGCACAGCAGATGGCGGAGCAGCGCGGATTGAGCGGCTCAATTGAGTTGCACTGCAGGAAGTTATTCAATAAAATCGGAAAACCGCTCGACCTGAAAGAGATTTTGAGCGGACGGGTTCCGGCTGTGATTGAAAACTCCGGTTTAGGCGAATATGTGCCGGATATACCGTATCGACGGTTGCTGTGCGAGGCGTATGGTGCACTTGGTACGGGCGGCTTACTTGTGAATTGCAGTACAAACGAAAATCGTCCGCATAAAAACTTTTTAGCGGATGCGATGGGCTGGCCGGCGAGAGTCCGGCGCCGCAGCCTGTCAGACATGGCCGATATGCTTGACGCAAGCAAAATCCCGCTTGACCGTACCGAAGCACGCGTGACTGCAAGCGGCGTCTACACGGGATATTTCACGCGCAAACTCTAG